The Phaenicophaeus curvirostris isolate KB17595 chromosome 27, BPBGC_Pcur_1.0, whole genome shotgun sequence DNA window gctccctcctctccacaacctcctctcagggagttgcagagagcaatgaggtctcccctcagcctcctcttctccaggctgaacacccccagctctctcagccgctcctcgcaatccttgttctccagccccctcaccagcttcgttgctcttctctggactcgctccagagcctcaacatccttcttgtggggagggcccagaactgaccccaggattcgaggagcggtctcaccagtgccgagtccagagggagaagaacctccctggccctgctggccacgccgtgtctgatccaagccaagatgccattggccttcttggccccttgggcccctgctggctcctgttcaaccaacacccccaggtccttctcctccaggcagctttctatacagacttctcctagtctggatcTGCTCAGGGTTCTtttgcctcaagtgcaggacccaaaAACTTTGTCCTTTAGCACAAAGCTGGGTATTGTCTGCTTGAAGGTTTCTCTGACGCTGTGGGGTTTCATGCTGTCTGCTTTTCCCTGACCCTTCTATCTCTCCGGCTTTCCCAGAGCTCTTCAGCATGTCCCTCAACGCCAAAACCAAGGTGCGAGGGCTGATAGAAATCATCTCCAATGCTGCCGAGTATGAGAACATCCCCATCAGGCACCATGAGGACAACTTGCTGCGGCAGGTGAGCAGCAGCACGGTGCatctggggctggaggggacagATGTGGGATCCTGTGGGGTCGGGGGAAGGAAACTGCTGTGTTTTCCGACTGAAGCACTGATGGGTTTATCATTTCTCCTCGTAGTTGTCCCAAAAAGTTCCCCATAAGCTGACCAACCCCAAATTCAACGATCCCCACGTCAAGACCAACCTCCTGCTGCAGGCTCACTTGTCACGCATGCAGCTGAGCGCTGAGCTGCAGTCGGACACCGAGGAGATCCTCAGCAAGGTACCGCAGGGCGGGTGAGAACCTGCTCGTGTTGTCCACGTTGCCACCTCTCGTTCCTTCTTCTaacctgtccctgtccctcgtATCCAGGCGATCCGGCTGATCCAGGCCTGCGTGGATGTCCTGTCCAGCAACGGGTGGCTCAGCCCTGCGTTGGCTGCCATGGAGCTGGCGCAGATGGTGACACAGGCCATGTGGTCGAAGGATTCCTACCTCAAGCAGCTGCCTCACTTCACCTCTGAGCACATCAAGCGCTGCACGGACAAGGTAAAGCCGAGGGGGAGCGCCGCGGCCCTGCCTTCGCCCCCCGAGGAGCCACAGGGCTGAAAACATCTTCCTTGCAGGGGGTTGAGAGCGTCTTTGACAtcatggagatggaggatgaAGACCGGAACGCCCTGCTGCAGCTTTCCGATGCCCAGATTGCTGATGTCGCTCGGTTCTGTAACCGCTACCCCAACATCGAGCTCTCCTACGAGGTGGTGGAGAAGGAGAGCATCCGCAGGTGAGATGGGAAGGGGCAGTGTGGCCCCTTCAGTGCTCTGTTGACCCCCTCGGCACCCTGGTGGCCCCTTCAGCGCCGTGCTGGCCCCCTCGGCGCTGTGTCAGCTCCACAGGGACCCCCTGACTCATCTCTGCTCTCTCCACGCAGCGGGGGGCCTGTGGTGGtgctggtgcagctggagcGTGAGGAGGAGGTCACTGGGCCTGTCATtgctccccttttcccccaggTAGGCATCAAATGTTGGGCCAGTTCTGTTTTAGATCTTCATCCATGGTCTGGACAAGGGGatcgagtgctccctcagtcactttgcagatgacaccaaattgggTGGGAGcgtggagggcagggaggatctacagagggatctggccaggctgggttCGTGGGCCAAGGCCAAGGGATCGTCCACCTGgacttgctgctgctgaggccgcatctcgaatcctgggttcagttctgggcccctcactccaaggacattgaggggctggagcgtgtctggagaagggaacagagctggggaagggtttggagaacaggggttgtgggagcagctgagggacctgggggtgtttattctggagaagaggaggctgaggggagacctcattgctctctgcagctcctggagaggaggttgtggtgagatgggtgctgggctctgctcccaagtcgcaagggatgggatgagagggaatggcctccagttgcaccagggcaggttcaaactgggtatcaggaaaaatttcttcactgaaaagtttctcaggcactggaacggctcccagggaggtggtggagtccccatccctggaggggtttagaagatgagcagatgaggtgctcaggggtggTTCTGttgtggacagggatggttgtaCTCAATgttctccaaggtcttttccagccaaacaaTTGCATGATTCAAATCTGATGGCACTAGGGTGGCAGGAGTCCAGGCGGGAGGATTAtcccccactgccccagcctGTTTAACTCTTACCTCTCCTGCAGAAACGCGAGGAGGGCTGGTGGGTGGTGATTGGCGACTCCAAATCCAACAGCCTCATCTCCATCAAGCGGCTGACGCTGCAGCAGAAAGCCAAGGTGAGTGGGAtcaaggaggggagggggcagtgGTTTGAGTGAGCCAGGTGCGTGCTTGGTCTCCCTGCCACCATCCCAACTCCGGCTCTTCcttgggggatgagaagctccagcaaagtgcactcacagcccagaaaccagctgtgtcctgagctgcatccagAGCGGTGGGACCAGcatggagggaggggattctgcccctctgctccgctctgctgAGACCAAGCCTGGAGCCCcacgtccagttctggagccctcagcactggggggacatggagctgttggagcaagtccagagaaagccatggagatgatccaagggctggagctcctcccataggacaagctgagagttggggttgttcagcctggagagggcTGTGAGGAGATCTTAAAGCAGTTCCCAGgacggaaaggggctccaggaaaactgaggaggtactttttccaagggcctatAGTGCTCGGATGAGGGgaagtggctttaaattggaaggggaaagatttagatgatAAATCAGcgagaaattcttcacaatgagggtggggaggccctggcccaggttgcccagagcagtggtggctgccccatccctggaggggttcagggccaggctggatggggcttggagcccctgatccagggggaggcgtccctgcccatggcaggggtgggactggatgggcttggaggtcccttccaacctgttCCCTGATTCTTGCCACGCAGGTGAAGCTGGATTTCGTGGCCCCAGCTACGGGGACACACAATTACACGCTGTATTTCATGAGCGACGCCTACATGGGCTGCGACCAGGAGTACAAGTTCAGCGTGGATGTGAAGGAGGCGGAAAGCGACAGCGATTCCGAGTGACGCGGCGCTGGAGGTCCCAGCAAGGATTCCCTGTAGTTCCGTCACCAAACCCCAGTGTTTGCATTGCCCCCGTGGCGTGAGTTTGTGCATTTCCCCTTTTCTAAGGTGTTGATGCGTTGtacagtgttttttttaagaaaggagctgcggctgcagcagctggaataAACCCAACCCCCCCAAGGAGCGCTGTGCCTTGCCTGTGGGGCTCAAACCGGTTCATTAGCAGAACTAATTAAGGCAGAGTTAGCATAGTGGCTGTTTATGCTGGTGCTGCAGAGTTGGACACGTCCCTTTGGGCTGCGTTTCACTGGGAGGCTCAAAGCCAGCCCTGAGGGGGCACAAAAGCAGCGCCAGAGGAACAAAACTAGTGCCGAGGGGGCCAAAAGCCAGTGCTGGGGGGCTCAAAGCCAGCTCCAAAGGGCACAAAACCATCTGAGGGACACAAAACCAGGCCCGAAGGGCACAAAGCTGGCCCTGGAGGGATGCAAACGCAGGCCCTGGGGCCTCAAAACCAGCTCCCGGTTGACCACACCCCATTCCAAAGGTGCCAGGCCTGCTGGTGGCaacacagaaaggaagaggCAGAGGCTTTGTCCAAGAGAGTGCAGATTTCTTGAGcgtgggggcaggaggaggaggggggaacaAGTCCTGCGTGGTCTCCCAGCGCCGGCCGGATCCCGTGTGCATCCCTGGGGAGGCCAGTGGGAGCGTCCTGGGCGAGCAAGAGTCCAGctttccctgccctgctctctgCCCCGGCACGGAGATTGGTGCCTGCGGGGGGATGTGGAAAAGGACCAAACCTCTCAGCACACCTCGGGGCGCTGGTATTTCCAGAAGGCGATCTCGCCGTCGTCGCTGCAGGACGCCAACAAGCCCGGCTCCTTGGGATTCCAGGCCACGCAGTTGACATCCTGCGAATGCGCCCGTGGAATGTGAGCGGTGAGGCTGAAGGTCGGCTGCTGCGGGTCTGAGGACGCGCTCTCCTCGAAGATGCGGATGGCATCGTCGCCGCAGGCTGTTGCCAGCGCCCCGGTGAGGTGGCACCTGGAGCGGAAGCAGCGCCCGGTAGGTCAACCACGCTGCCAGCGGGAGAAAACGGAGCCCGCTGGCTCCACAGGCtctcagagaatcatagaatcaccaccaggttggaaaagacccatcagatcattgagtccaaccactcctatcaaacactaaaccatgtccctcagcacctcgtccacctgtcccttaaacactcTCCCCGCACTCACCATGCCACATCATAGATCGTCCGCGTGTGATACCCGGAGAGGGTGCAGACGCACTTCCAGGTGGGGTCGGTGCCGCTGCAGGCCACCCCtggaatcacagagtcatagaatcaccaggttggaaaagacccatcggatcattgagtccaaccattcccatcaatcactaacccatgtccctcagcacctcgtccacccggcccttaaacccctccagggaaggggattcaaccccctccctgggcagcctctgccagtgcccagtgactctttccataaaaatttttttcctgatgtcaagcctgaacctcccctggtggagcttgaggccattccctctcgtcctgtcccctgtcccttgggagaagagcccagctccctcctctccacaacctcctctcagggagttgcagagagcaatgaggtctcccctcagcctcctcttctccaggctaaacacccccagctctctcagaagctcctcgcaatccttgttctccagccccctccccagcttcgttgctcttctctggactcgctccagagcctcaccatccttcttgtggtgaggggccagaactgaccccaggattcgaggagcggtctccccagggccgagtccagagggagaagaacctccctggccctgctggccacaccgtgtctgacccaagccaagatgcccttggccttcttggccacccgggcccctgctggctcctgttcaaccaacacccccaggtccttctcctccaggcagctttcgaGCCAGACTTCTCTGTTCCCTGCCCGCTCTcttggagcagccctgaggcaCGCGCCGGTTGCCTCACCTTCCTCGTTGCCCGGCTTGTACTGGCGCCAGATGCGCACGGTCTTGTCGTCGCTGCAGGAAGCCAGGCGCTCGCCGCTGCCGTCGAAGGCCACGCTCCACACGGTCGACTCGTGGCCCTCCAGCGTGGCGCAGCACACCCAGTCGTCCTCCTCCTCGTGGTAGAGCTTCACCGTGTCATCGTAGCTGGCCGAGGCCAAGAGCTGAGGGACGGCAGAGGCATCAGGCAGGCCCCAGGGACGCTGCCCTTTGCCTGCTGGATGAGTTTGGTGAAACCAGAACCAGAGCACATTACCGCTCACAGCGGGGAAaggtgcccaggtggccaagaaggccaacagctcctggcttggatcagccatggggtggccaccaggagcagggattgtccccctggactcggtgctggtgaggctgcaccttgaattctgggttcagttttgggcccctcgctccaagaagaacattgaggggctggagcacaactGAAGAATGgaaagagctgggaaggggctggagaacaggggttgtggtagcagctgagggacctggggctgttcagcctggagaagaggaggctgagcggagacctcatcactgtctacaactacctgaaaagaggttgtggagaggagggagctgggctcttctcccaagggacaggggacaggacaaggggaatggcctcaagctccaccaggggaggtttagattgggtattggggaaaaaatttttcatggaaagggtcactgggcactggcagaggctgcccagggagggggttgagtcaccttccctggaggggtttaaggggcgggtgagtgaggtgctgagggacatgggttagtgattgatgggaacggttggactcgatgatctgacgggtcttttccaacctggtgattctatgactcttctgGGGGTCTCCTCCTGCATCtcagccccctcctcacctcctgGTTTGGGTGCCAGACCACATGCTTGACGTCCTGCGTGTGGGAGTTGAGGACGCTGACGCACTCGtactcctcctcctcgtccacTGCCGAGAGCGAGCGAGCTGTCAGGCGAGAGGAAGGAGGGCGGCAGCCCCCACTCCCCCCATCCCCgagccccctcctcaccttcccAGACCCAGACGCTCTTGTCTCGGCTGcaggtggccagcaggttgCCGGATGGAGCCCAGGCCACCGACTTCACCTCGTTCTCGTGTCCCTCCAGTGTGGTGACgcactggggagggagaggagaggggatgaGATGGAGGGGTGTGGGAGCTAAACCCGGGCTAGCGGGGGTCCCCAGGGCGGGGATCTCACCTCAAAGCCATCCTCCTGCTTTTTCCAGATGCAGGTGGTGGCATCAAAGCTGGCGGAGGCCAGGTAGGAGCCGCAGGGGGACCAGGCCACCCTGCGTACTGTTCGCTGGTGGCCGTCGGCCAGCACCGCCTGACAGGCCCAGCCGGACCCTGCGCAGGGACTGATGGCGCCTACCCTGGGGGGGACAGAGCCCCCCACCCAGCCCTCGCTGGCCCCTCCAAATGCCCCCAACAGCCCCGGCCTCGCTggccccagagccccccctTACCCAGCCCCCACTCCCCTTCCAGCCCCTCTTCCATTCCATCCCctctccacctccagccccctcctccttattccagcccccctccccattccagCCCCCACTCCCTTTCCAGCTCCCCCCTTCccattccttccctctccttccagaCCCCACTCCCCATTCcagctccccctcctccttccccgttccagcctccctccttccagcccccctccccattccagcctccctccttccagcccccctccccattccagCCTCCCTCCCTATTCCAACCCCCCTCTTCTagctccctctccttccagccCCCTCTCCTATTCCACCCCCTacttccttccccctctcccctttccagGCCCCCCTACCCCTCGCAGgccccctccccttcctttcctcctctccattccagccccccctccccttcctcctccccctcccctcgctGCCCCCCGCCTCCCCACGCACCGTCCCTGCCCCAGAGCCGCACGGCTCGGTCTCCCCCGCAGGAGGCGAGCGTTCCGCCGCCGGGGCTCCACGCCAGGAACCAGCACCGGGAGTCCGGGTGCCCTGGGACACGGCTCAGCGGCTGCAGCGCCTCCTTCATCGCTTtggtgggggaggggggggtgtgACGGAAACTGCCGAACCCGCCACGGAAATTACCGAGTCCTCACGAAGCGGCCCGAAAGCCCCACCGGAAGTTGCCGAGTCCTCACGAAGCGGCCCGAAGGCCCCACCGGAAGTTACCGAAGTGGCGCGAAGGCGCTACCCGAAGTTATCCGAAGCCGCCACCGGAAGTTGCAGAAGCCCCTCCCCCCCGAGTTGCCGGCACCGGAAGTTACCGGCACCGGAAGCCTCGGGTCCCGGAAGCGGAAGGGCAGCGGGCCGGGGCCGCAGCGATGCCCGGTGCGACGGGGCCcgggcggcgccgcggggcggcgggggcgctGCCGAAGCAGCCGGAGCGCAGCCTGGCCTCGGCGCTGCCCGGCGCGCTGTCTATCACGGCGCTCTGCACGGCGCTGGCCGAGCCCGCCTGGCTGCGCATCCACGGCGGCACCTGCGCGCGGCAGGACCTGGGCGTCGCCGACGTCCTGGGTTACGTGGAGCCCGACCTGCTGCGAGGTGAGCGGCCGCTGTTCCCCTCCGTGCCCCCTCCGtgtccccttgtccgtccgccCACCTCCGCCGTCCCCCTGtctgtccccgtcccccccccgcGCGTCCCGGTCCATCCTCCCTTcggtgtccgtctgtccctctctcttcctccagTGTCCTTGTGTccatcttttcttccccctcagCTTTGGTGTCTCCCCGTCCCTCTCTCTCCACCCTCGATGTCCTCCCCCTCCCACCCTCGGtgtctcccctcttcccctctcgATGTCCCCCCCCTACCACCCTCGATGTCCCCCCTcggtgtccccccccccttcccccctcggtgtcccccctcttcccccctcggtgtcccccctcttcccccctcggtgtcccccctcttcccccctcggtgtcccccctcttcccccctcgGTGTCCCCCTCTTCCACCATCAATGTCCGCCCGTCCCTCTCCCTCCGCCCCGGGCGTCCCGCTCCTTCTACTCTGGGCATCCCCCcatccttctccttccaccttgtccctcttcctccaccctggatgtccccctgtccctcttcctccaccctggatgtccccctgtccctcttcctccaccctggatatccccatgtccctcttcTCCCACCCTCGGTGGCCTTCTCCCTTCACCCTGGGcgtccctctcctcccacccttgttgtccccctgtccctctcctTCCACTCAATATCCATCCCCCTGCCCTGATCCCTTGAGCAAGGAAAAGGGGCaggaaagaaggagggggagaagggaaggaaggaggggaaggttTGAGCCTCCAGGCACCCCCAGCGCCGGCTGCACCCACGCGCCTCAGCACTGGCGTTTGCAGTTGCGTCCTCTTGTTCCCATTAATCAAATTATTCTCCAGTAGCgtcaccagcttccttgtaaACAAAGAATCCCCGGAACTCGCTTTGTTCTCtcagttgctttgctttcctaGTGTTTCTTTACCTTTAATTTCTGTGACAATAACagtttgcagagagaaaaacagctgctgcagcagggaggttCGTTTTCCAGCCCCTAATTAACAGCACCCCACTGTGCTCCACTCTCTGTCCAGGGTTGTGCTTTCAAACCCTAAAGGGCAGGATCGGAGCAGGGTTCCAATTGCTCCAGTGAGCGATCTGCATGGAAAAGAGGAGTTTTCCGTGTGCTCAagccccttccttcctccctttcctggCCAGACTACTGCATGAACCCGCAGACGGTCCTGCTGCTCCGCGTCATTGCCGCCTTCTGCTTCCTGGGAATCATCTGCAGCCTCTCGGCTTTCCTCCTCGATGTTTTCGGCCCCAAGCACCCGGCGCTGAAGATCACTCGCCGCTACGCTTTCGCCCACATCCTCACAGGTAAATCGAGGTTGTTGGAATGCCCCGAGTCCCTTGGTTATTTCCCCTCGCTGCTTCCCTTATTTCCCCTCGCTGCTTCCCTTATTTCCCCTCGCTGGTTCCcttatttatttcctctctctgctgtctgtctttccccttctggGGTCCCTgacttccttcccctccctgggaccctttttCCACCCCTCGATGGATAAAAATGCTCCAAATGTTTCTCCTCAACCTCCAGCTCGGAGCTGCGGCACCGTCCTGCCTGCAGAGGACCCCATCCATGGTGGTTTGGgtctaaaaaagccaaaaaaaaaggctttccaGAGCTAAAACttgagggaggagggggaggatgaACACAAAGTGTCTGCTCACAGGTCTTATCCTATAGCAGCGTTCTGGGGATGAAAATCATCTTTTCATAGACTCCTgtaatgatttgggttggaagggacctcaaagcccaagcagttccacccctgccatgggcagggacacctcccacgggatcaggggctccaagccccatccaacctggccttgaacccctccagggatggggcagccacccctgctctgggcaacctctcacagcaaaacatttcttcacaagatctcatctcaatctcccctctttcagctgaaaaccattctccttgtccactccctgatcaagaacccGAGGAGCTTCTGGCTCTGGAGGTCAAAGGAGATTTAATATCCTTTATCCCTGGCAGAATGACCCGCCTCACACCCGAGCGGCTTGGAGAAAGCCCGCCCTGTCAGTCTGCCCCGAGCGCTAAGCACCAATTTGctcctgtgctgcttctggGTCATAATCACGCTGTTATCAGacacggcatggccagcagggccagggaggttcttctccctctggactcggccctggggagaccgctcctcgaatcctggggtcagttctggcccctccccacaagaaggatgttgaggctttagagcgagtccagagaagagcaacgaagctggggaaggggctggagaacaaggattgcgaggagcttctgagagagctgggggtgtttagcctggagaagaggaggctgaggggagacctcattgctctctgcaactccctgagaggaggttgtggagaggagggagctgggctcttctcccaagggacaggggacaggatgagagggaatggcctcaagctccaccaggggaggctcaggctgaacattaggaaaaaatatttcacagaaagggtcattggtccctgtccgaggctgcccagggagggggttgagtcaccttccctggaggggtttaaggcacgggtggatgaggtgctgagggacatgggttagtgattgatgggaatggttggacttgatgatccggtgggtcttttccaacctggtgattctatgataacaaaGCCCTTCCAGATCTTCCAGCTTTGCGTTGTGTTGCTGACTGCCCATCGTGGCCACATTCCATCTCAGCCTGTGGTTCCCCAGTGTGTTTTCCCCTCTCCTGGGCTGGATTTTGGACCACGGGCAGCAGGTCTTGGTGTCCTTTTGCTGCATGAGCCACAAAATGAAGTTAGTGGTTGATTTAGCATCTCTCTTGGCGTCTCTCCCCAGTCCTGCAGTGCGCCACCGTCATCGGATTCTGCTACTGGGCCTCTGAGCTCATCCTCgcccagcaacagcagcacaaaAAGTACCACGGCTCCCAAGTCTACGTCACCTTCGCTGTCAGCTTCTACCTGGTGGCAGGTGCCGGAGGAGCCTCCATCCTGGCCACTGCCGCCAACCTGCTGCGCCACTACCCGaccgaggaggaggagcaggcccTGGAGCTGCTCTCCGAGATGGAGGAGAATGAACCTTACCCAGCCGAGTACGAAGTCATCAACCAATTCCAGCCGCCGCCGGCCTACACCCCATGATGCCGCCGGGACGCGGTCGTGGTCTTTCTCCCACCCTAAACTCCACTTTCTCAGCACCTCCTTCTCTCTTCGCATCCCTCCTGCGCAGAGGAAAGAACTTTTTGGGCCAGATGACTGATGTTTTCTTCCCATCCCTTAATTTTATGAACTCCGTGGTGTGATTTTTAACTCAACCAGCTCGTTTGGCCGCAGCGACGATGGCATCATCCCTTGGCATGAGGGATGGGAGCTGCTCTTCCCTGttggagatcttgagggatgATGGGATCAGCTCTTCCCTGttggagatcttgagggatgGTGGGATCAGCTCTTCCCTGTTGGAGATCTTGAGAGATGGTGGGATCAGCTCTTCCCTGTTGGAGATCTTGAGAGATGGTGGGATCAGCTCTTCCTTGttggagatcttgagggatgGGATCAGCTCTTCCCTGttggagatcttgagggatgGGATCAGCTCTTCCCTGTTGGAGATCTTGTCCCAACCCTGTGCCGGGCAGGAGGGGGAAATCGCGCTGGATTGGCTCCCTCCTCCACCGAGACGTAACGTACACCCAGCGAAAGGCGTGGGGCACgtatatatttctgtatatatAGAGGGGAGTGGCCGCTGCGGCACCGGTGGGAGCAGGGAGGCCGTTTCTCGCAGCCGCGGCGCAGGGGGAGGGTAGAGCAGCCCCACTTTGCCTGCTTCTCTTTCCTGCCTGGCGCTGGTGAGAGAGGAGCAGCCGTTTATCCCAACCGTGCTGCAGGAGGAACATGGAGCATCCCCGCGCCGCTCGGCCTGCTCCTCTCTCCCACCCAGCACTGGCCACGCGAGCATCCTGCACTTTATTTATTGCAGAGGCGGTTTCGGGTcgcgctgctgctgctcagatcCCCAGCGGGGTTGGCAGGAGGCAGCGCAGGCTGGCTCCGAAGCGGCTGATGCCAGCGGTGGTTTGGGGAGCCTTATCCCCAGCTTGGTGGCTTCTGGCTCCCGCTCTGCCCCTCTTGAGCAAACCTTGGGGGGTTTTAACCGAGATCAAACCAGCCTTTGgcgcagcagcagctcccgggAAGCGGGTCAAGCCTGCTCTGGAAAACTGGCATCTCTGCTTTTATGCAAGTTCCGATCTCCACATCACTCTCCTGCTTTTGGCTCCCACTTTGGTCTCTGTGGTTTTCTGTCCTGCTCTTCGTTTATTGCCCCGTTTCCCCTTCACAAGCCCAGACCTCAAGGAGCAAGCACTTCTTCCCTGAACTGTGCCGGAGAGCCGAGGGGAAGCCGATCCTGAGCCTGAGAGCCGAGGGGAAGCTGATCCCGAGCCTGAGTGCCGAGGGGAAGCTGATCCTGAGCCCGAGAGCCGAGGGGAAGCCGATCCCGAGCCTGAGCGCCAAGGGGAAGCCGATCCTGAGCCTGAGCGCCGAGGGGAAGCCGATCCCGAGCCTGAGAGCCGAGGGGAAGCCGATCCTGAGCCTGAGCGCCAAGGGGAAGCCGATCCCGAGCAAGAGTGCCAAGGGGAAGCCGATCCCGAGCCTGAGCGCCGAGGGGAAGCTGATCCTGATCCTGAGAGCCAAGGGGAAGCCGATCCCGAGCCTGAGCACCAAGGGGAAGCCGATCCCGAGCCTGAGTGCCGAGGGGAAGCCGATCCTGAGCCCGAGAGCCAAGGGGAAGCCGATCCTGAGCCCGAGAGCCGAGGGGAAGCCGATCCTGAGCCTGAGCGCCAAGGGAAAGCCAGTCCCGATCCCAAATGGAAGCCGATCCCAAGGCTCCAGACCTGGTAGCTTGGACTAAACCCTACGGGGTTTTCTGGGACTGCTTACACCAAACCCACCAGGGAACAAAGCGCGCGGAGACGTATCGCCCTGAGCACCAAACGCGAGACGCTGGCTCTGCCAAGGACACAGGGCTTTAGGGCAGGAGGTTTAGGGCAGGTTGGAGGTTCATGGTGTTCGTT harbors:
- the CIAO1 gene encoding probable cytosolic iron-sulfur protein assembly protein CIAO1 — protein: MKEALQPLSRVPGHPDSRCWFLAWSPGGGTLASCGGDRAVRLWGRDGSGWACQAVLADGHQRTVRRVAWSPCGSYLASASFDATTCIWKKQEDGFECVTTLEGHENEVKSVAWAPSGNLLATCSRDKSVWVWEVDEEEEYECVSVLNSHTQDVKHVVWHPNQELLASASYDDTVKLYHEEEDDWVCCATLEGHESTVWSVAFDGSGERLASCSDDKTVRIWRQYKPGNEEGVACSGTDPTWKCVCTLSGYHTRTIYDVAWCHLTGALATACGDDAIRIFEESASSDPQQPTFSLTAHIPRAHSQDVNCVAWNPKEPGLLASCSDDGEIAFWKYQRPEVC
- the TMEM127 gene encoding transmembrane protein 127, with the translated sequence MPGATGPGRRRGAAGALPKQPERSLASALPGALSITALCTALAEPAWLRIHGGTCARQDLGVADVLGYVEPDLLRDYCMNPQTVLLLRVIAAFCFLGIICSLSAFLLDVFGPKHPALKITRRYAFAHILTVLQCATVIGFCYWASELILAQQQQHKKYHGSQVYVTFAVSFYLVAGAGGASILATAANLLRHYPTEEEEQALELLSEMEENEPYPAEYEVINQFQPPPAYTP